tatttaattaataatgatGATGTGAGATACGTACATGTTAGGATTGATAAAACTAgaaagaattaaagagagagaTTTGTGTTGCGTTAAAGAGGAGAGGAGGGGGGTAAAAGGGAGGTGACTAGTGTTGGTGAAAAAATGGGGAAGGGAAAGAAAGAGAGGGCGTGCTTTGTATTTGTCGCACAGTTGAGCACACGAAatatgcattttttatttttattttttcattttcagAAAAGTAAGCAATTGTGAGTTGGTGGTTGGTTGTGTTCCTGATTCCCTCTATAAATACATGAGTCAGCAGCATTTACTCACATGTGACATCCAACACTCTTCACACCTCATCACtcctcactctctctctctctttggatCCGTTGAGCAGAGATGGCTAAGAATGTGGGTATTCTCGCCATGGACATCTACTTCCCTCCCACCTGCGTTCAACAGGAAGCATTGGAGGCTCATGATGGTGCCAGTAAAGGCAAATACACCATTGGACTTGGTCAAGATTGCATGGCATTCTGCACTGAGGTTGAAGATGTCATCTCCATGAGGTACTATTTCAGATTTTAGATGCTCAACAACTCTCACTCTCTCTAACTATTGCATCTTCCTTCAGTTTGACAGTTGTTACTTCTCTTCTTGACAAGTATGGGATTGATCCTAAACAAATTGGGCGCCTCGAAGTTGGTAGTGAGACCGTTATAGACAAGAGCAAATCCATCAAGACTTTTCTTATGCAGATTTTTGAGGTTTTCTTTCACTCTCTAACCACATCAATATCTTATTTATTCTCATCCTGTGCAATAATCAATTAATTGTTTGAAATGAATAGAAACATGGAAATACTGACATAGAAGGGGTTGATTCAAGTAACGCATGCTATGGAGGAACTGCTGCTTTGTTCAATTGTGTCAACTGGGTGGAGAGCAATTCGTGGGATGGACGCTATGGACTTGTTGTCTGCACTGACAGTGCTGTAAGATCATTTCCTAATCAAACATACATGTTATATTGTTGGGGGTTATTCTCTGATATCTGAAATGGATGTTTCTGTTTTTTAGGTCTATGCCGAAGGACCTGCTCGGCCTACTGGAGGAGCTGCTGCTATTGCCATGCTCGTTGGTCCTGATGCTCCCATTGCATTTGAAAGCAAATTGAGGGCAAGCCACATGTCTCATGCTTATGATTTTTACAAGCCTAATCTTGCTAGTGAATATCCAGTAAGCTTTTTCATTTTCTGTCACAAGATTTTACCTTTGGGATCATGTAATTTGAAAGATAATTTCACTTTGTTTCTTATTATTGTCATAATTAGATTATCCTTAAAAACTCATTAGTGTCTAGATATGGCCTTTGACTGAGCATCTAAGGATATCCATTGCAATAATACTCTTTATAATTTCTCTTGTAGGTTGTTGATGGAAAACTTTCTCAAACTTGCTACCTTATGGCTCTTGATTCATGCTATAAACAACTCAGTCACAAGTAAGTgtctaactaattttatttctaGTGGTCTCTTGATTTTCTATGCGCAGTATTTGCAATTTCTGTTATCAAAATATTAGTAACTAGCAATCACCTAACTCTATTTATCTTCAGATATGAGAAGCTCAATGGGAAGCCATTTTCTCTTTCCGATGCTGAATACTTTGTATTTCACTCTCCTTATAACAAGGTAGCTTAGACATCCAACCATTTGTTTCTTATGTTGGCTTTCTTTCT
The genomic region above belongs to Arachis stenosperma cultivar V10309 chromosome 5, arast.V10309.gnm1.PFL2, whole genome shotgun sequence and contains:
- the LOC130982173 gene encoding hydroxymethylglutaryl-CoA synthase; this encodes MAKNVGILAMDIYFPPTCVQQEALEAHDGASKGKYTIGLGQDCMAFCTEVEDVISMSLTVVTSLLDKYGIDPKQIGRLEVGSETVIDKSKSIKTFLMQIFEKHGNTDIEGVDSSNACYGGTAALFNCVNWVESNSWDGRYGLVVCTDSAVYAEGPARPTGGAAAIAMLVGPDAPIAFESKLRASHMSHAYDFYKPNLASEYPVVDGKLSQTCYLMALDSCYKQLSHKYEKLNGKPFSLSDAEYFVFHSPYNKLVQKSFARLLFDDFIRDPSSVDETAQQKLEPFANLSGDESYQSRDLEKASQQVAKPLFDAKVQPTTLIPKEVGNMYTASIYAAFASLIHNRYSVLAGKRVMLFSYGSGLTATMFSLQLRDAQHPFSLSNIAEVMDVAGKLKSRHEFPPEKFVETLKLNEHRYGAKEYVTSKDTSLLSPGTFYLTEVDSMYRRFYAKKAIENGFAPTSNGVIANGH